The following proteins are co-located in the Dromiciops gliroides isolate mDroGli1 chromosome 2, mDroGli1.pri, whole genome shotgun sequence genome:
- the FAM219B gene encoding protein FAM219B: protein MATHGPRETRDAPTAGTPAPPSRPRPGRAPGGVVAGAYKRVDWAPEAVEKRGPYIMTRMPSIQAKLQKHRDLAKAVLRRKGVMGASSHHPNSSGKRSVKFNKGYAALNQSADENLVSLDSDSDGELESRYSSGYSSSEQVNQDLNRQLLQDGYHLDEMPDDEALDLIPPKPTASSSCTCCCCCLGEAFSCTVQ, encoded by the exons ATGGCGACCCACGGGCCGCGCGAGACCCGCGACGCGCCAACGGCCGGGACCCCCGCCCCACCCTCACGACCCCGGCCAGGCCGGGCCCCCGGCGGCGTG GTGGCCGGTGCCTACAAGAGGGTGGACTGGGCGCCGGAGGCAGTGGAGAAGAGAGGACCGTACATCATGACGAGGATGCCTTCCATCCAGGCCAAGCTGC AGAAACACCGGGATCTGGCAAAGGCTGTCCTTCGGAGGAAAGGCGTGATGGGAGCCTCTTCACACCATCCCAACTCTTCAGGGAAAAG GTCAGTGAAGTTTAATAAGGGTTATGCTGCCCTGAACCAAAGTGCAGATGAAAACCTGGTGTCTCTCGATTCAGACAG tgATGGAGAACTGGAATCCAGATACTCTTCAGGGTACTCCTCTTCAGAG CAGGTGAATCAGGATCTGAACCGGCAGCTGCTGCAAGATGGGTATCACCTGGATGAAATGCCAGATGACGAAGCTCTGGACCTCATTCCTCCCAAGCCCACGGCCTCCTCCTCCtgcacctgctgctgctgctgcctcggGGAAGCATTCTCCTGTACCGTGCAGTAG